Proteins encoded within one genomic window of Setaria italica strain Yugu1 chromosome IV, Setaria_italica_v2.0, whole genome shotgun sequence:
- the LOC101759191 gene encoding cellulose synthase A catalytic subunit 5 [UDP-forming] isoform X3, translating into MDAGGLGFLVAGSRREFVVLNVDDFSKQGSSQGCPDYICQICGDDIDILQEENEYFVACNECAFPVCRTCYEYERQEGSQVCPRCKTRYKRHKGSPRVHGDEEEEGSDDIESEFASSIAGRSSTVHPYRVSVAESSINSWDIDSVSITNSGASVHFYEEHVGTPTNHHALVVHPNTGEIMRLRTRPINPNRDLALYGYGSVAWKNRVEWKRKQQHKMQKVSSDGEGSDLNDFDSDRDTPRCAESKQQLSRKLPIPSSKINPYRIVIILRLAILALFFHYRILNPVHDAYWLWLTSVICEIWFAFSWILDQFPKWYPIKRETYLDRLSLRYEKEGKPSELAPIDIFVSTVDPMKEPPLITANTVLSILAVDYPVDKVCCYVSDDGAEMLTFEALTETCLFARKWVPFCKKHKIEPRAPEWYFAQKIDYLREKVHPEFVRERRAMKREYEEFKVRINAVVANSHKVPEGGWSLPEGGPWHGNNVRDHAGMVQVITGHDCVMDDAGNKLPWLIYVSREKRPGYDHHKKAGALNALLRTSAVLSNAPFVLNVDCDHYMNNSKALREAMCFLMDPVLGEKICYVQFPQRFDGIDQHDRYSNHNVVFFDINMKGLDGIQGPIYVGTGCVFRRHALYGYDAPTATKPPSKTCNCWPISCCLCCGSKRKCLKAKKKQENQKKMKCRDASKQVHPLEVTEIGGENAALVPQEKFEKRFGQSHAFLASTLLENGEGCRFDMLKSLDDCIHVLSCGYENKTQWGKEVGWIYGSVTEDILTGFKMHCHGWRSVYCMPRRPAFKGSAPINLTDRLHQVLRWALGSVEIFLSKHCPIWYGYRCGLKPLERLSYINSVIYPWTSIPLIIYCALPAFCLLSGKFMVPEMNIYSSILFIALFVSIAATSILEMQWGGVRIDDWWRNEQFWVIGGVSSHLFALCQGLLKVLGGVDTKFRVTLKGGDTNDFSELYEFKWTWLLVPPMTLLLLNVVGILAGVSKAITDGYESWGPLLGKLFFSFWVILHLHPFLKGVMGKQDRVPTIIVVFSVLLAAIFSLLWVRVNPFTVKFDGPVLEVCGLECE; encoded by the exons CAAGGATCTTCACAAGGCTGTCCAGACTACATCTGTCAGATATGCGGAGATGATATTGACATACTACAAGAAGAAAATGAGTATTTCGTCGCGTGCAATGAGTGTGCTTTCCCTGTTTGCCGTACTTGTTATGAGTATGAGCGTCAGGAGGGCTCACAAGTATGCCCTCGGTGCAAGACCCGGTACAAACGCCACAAAG GTAGTCCTCGAGTCCATggagatgaggaagaagaaggttcaGATGACATTGAGAGTGAGTTTGCTTCCAGTATAGCTGGAAGATCAAGTACAGTGCATCCATACCGTGTCTCAGTTGCAGAAAGCTCCATCAACTCATGGGACATCGATAGTGTCAGTATTACAAATAGTGGAGCAAGTGTCCATTTCTACGAAGAG CATGTAGGAACTCCAACAAATCATCATGCTCTTGTTGTGCACCCTAACACTGGAGAGATTATGCGAT TAAGAACAAGACCAATAAATCCCAATAGAGACCTGGCTCTTTACGGCTATGGATCTGTTGCCTGGAAGAACAGAGTTGAGTGGAAAAGAAAGCAACAGCACAAAATGCAAAAAGTTTCATCTGATGGTGAAGGATCTGACCTGAATGATTTTGACAGCGATCGCGATACTCCCAG GTGTGCTGAAAGCAAGCAACAACTATCAAGGAAGTTGCCTATTCCATCTAGCAAAATAAACCCTTACAGGATTGTAATCATTTTGCGGCTGGCCATTCTTGCCTTATTTTTCCATTATCGGATTCTGAATCCTGTTCATGATGCTTACTGGTTGTGGTTGACTTCAGTTATCTGTGAAATTTGGTTTGCTTTTTCATGGATTTTGGACCAATTTCCCAAGTGGTACCCAATAAAAAGAGAAACATACTTAGATCGATTATCATTAAG GTACGAGAAGGAAGGAAAACCATCAGAGCTGGCCCCAATTGATATATTTGTCAGTACAGTTGATCCGATGAAGGAACCTCCTTTAATCACTGCAAACACAGTTTTGTCCATATTGGCTGTGGACTATCCTGTTGATAAAGTTTGTTGCTATGTGTCGGATGATGGAGCTGAAATGCTTACTTTTGAAGCACTTACGGAAACATGTCTATTTGCACGAAAGTGGGTCCCTTTCTGTAAGAAGCACAAAATTGAGCCTCGGGCTCCTGAATGGTATTTTGCTCAGAAAATTGACTATCTAAGAGAAAAAGTTCATCCGGAGTTTGTTCGAGAACGTCGGGCAATGAAG AGAGAATATGAAGAATTTAAGGTTCGTATAAATGCGGTGGTTGCTAATTCACATAAAGTTCCCGAGGGAGGATGGTCCCTGCCAGAAGGAGGTCCGTGGCATGGAAATAATGTTCGAGACCATGCCGGAATGGTTCAG GTCATCACTGGCCATGATTGTGTCATGGATGATGCTGGAAATAAGTTGCCTTGGTTGATTTATGTTTCTCGAGAGAAAAGGCCTGGATATGATCACCATAAAAAGGCTGGTGCCTTGAATGCATTG CTGCGAACGTCAGCAGTTCTCTCAAATGCACCTTTTGTCCTGAATGTGGATTGTGACCACTACATGAACAATAGCAAAGCACTACGGGAGGCAATGTGTTTCCTAATGGACCCAGTTTTGGGAGAGAAAATTTGTTACGTTCAGTTTCCACAGAGATTTGATGGCATTGATCAACACGATAGATATTCAAACCACAATGTTGTGTTTTTTGAT ATTAATATGAAAGGTCTTGATGGGATCCAAGGACCAATATATGTCGGGACAGGTTGTGTTTTCAGAAGGCATGCTTTGTATGGATATGATGCCCCAACTGCAACAAAGCCTCCCAGCAAGACATGCAACTGCTGGCCTATCTCATGCTGCTTGTGCTGTGGatcaaaaagaaaatgtttgAAAGCTAAGAAAAAGcaagaaaaccaaaagaaaatgaaatgcaGGGATGCATCTAAGCAAGTACATCCTTTGGAAGTAACTG AAATAGGCGGAGAAAATGCGGCTCTGGTGCCTCAAGAAAAGTTTGAGAAGAGATTTGGGCAGTCACATGCATTTTTGGCTTCGACATTGCTAGAGAATGGTGAAGGTTGTCGCTTTGACATGCTCAAAAGTCTTGATGATTGCATCCATGTGCTAAGTTGCGGGTACGAGAATAAGACACAATGGGGGAAAGAG gttgGTTGGATTTACGGATCTGTCACGGAGGATATCCTCACAGGCTTCAAGATGCATTGCCATGGTTGGCGATCTGTTTACTGCATGCCAAGGAGACCAGCATTCAAGGGATCAGCTCCTATCAATCTTACTGACCGTCTCCATCAAGTTCTAAGATGGGCACTTGGTTCTGTGGAGATCTTTCTTAGCAAGCACTGCCCTATATGGTATGGGTATCGATGTGGTCTGAAACCATTGGAGAGATTGTCATATATCAACTCTGTCATATATCCATGGACATCAATTCCGCTGATAATTTACTGTGCTTTGCCAGCATTTTGCCTCTTATCAGGGAAGTTTATGGTGCCTGAG ATGAATATCTATTCGAGCATATTGTTCATAGCTCTATTTGTCTCCATAGCAGCTACCAGCATCCTTGAGATGCAGTGGGGTGGAGTCCGCATAGATGATTGGTGGAGAAATGAGCAGTTTTGGGTTATTGGTGGTGTCTCCTCGCATCTCTTTGCCCTGTGCCAAGGGCTTCTTAAAGTTCTTGGCGGTGTAGACACAAAGTTCAGGGTTACTCTGAAGGGAGGCGACACGAATGACTTCTCGGAGCTGTATGAGTTCAAGTGGACCTGGCTATTGGTTCCTCCAATGACATTGCTCTTGCTCAATGTCGTCGGAATCTTGGCCGGTGTATCCAAGGCAATCACGGATGGATACGAATCCTGGGGTCCGCTGCTCGGCAAGCTGTTCTTCTCCTTCTGGGTTATCCTCCATCTCCACCCGTTCCTCAAGGGCGTGATGGGCAAGCAGGACAGGGTGCCGACCATCATTGTTGTATTCTCGGTGCTATTAGCAGCCATATTCTCTCTTTTGTGGGTCCGTGTAAATCCGTTCACCGTAAAGTTTGATGGCCCGGTTCTAGAGGTCTGTGGCTTGGAATGTGAATGA